A stretch of the Streptomyces sp. Edi2 genome encodes the following:
- a CDS encoding SH3 domain-containing protein, protein MQTKFIGRAGVAVATLTMGAAVTLAAAPSALASTPAQAPATLAAKNTCPTWSVTGKAVNFRSGPSTNYRSIGLLYRWSDSGTKVSSSGSWIKIKLDHKSKTGIKKGTTGWVNKKHLEQCVYMQLD, encoded by the coding sequence ATGCAGACCAAGTTCATAGGCCGCGCTGGAGTTGCGGTCGCCACCCTCACCATGGGGGCCGCGGTCACCCTGGCGGCCGCCCCATCCGCCCTTGCGAGCACCCCCGCGCAGGCCCCGGCCACCCTCGCGGCGAAGAACACGTGCCCCACATGGTCGGTGACCGGGAAGGCAGTGAACTTCCGGAGCGGGCCGAGCACGAACTACCGGTCGATCGGCCTGCTCTACCGCTGGAGCGACTCGGGCACGAAGGTCTCCAGCAGCGGCTCGTGGATCAAGATCAAGCTCGACCACAAGTCCAAGACGGGGATCAAGAAGGGCACCACGGGCTGGGTCAACAAGAAGCACCTCGAGCAGTGCGTCTACATGCAGCTCGACTGA
- the lexA gene encoding transcriptional repressor LexA produces MEAVTTSSRSGRPPGIRAGSDGLTDRQRRIRDCIVESVETRGYPPSMREIGQAVGLTSTSSVAHQLGALEKKGVVRKDPQRPRAYVIAAGAATSPTDDSAAVPHPDVVHAPLVGRIAAGTPITAEQQIDDWYALPRQIVRGGDLFILTVSGNSMIDAAITDGDQVVVRSQPAAENGDIVAAMIDGEATVKRFKRNATGVWLMPENKDYQPICADEATILGRVTAVMRRV; encoded by the coding sequence ATGGAGGCTGTCACCACATCGAGCCGCAGCGGGCGTCCGCCGGGCATCCGGGCCGGCAGTGACGGACTGACCGACCGTCAGCGGCGCATCCGCGACTGCATCGTGGAGTCGGTCGAGACCCGGGGCTACCCGCCGTCGATGCGTGAGATCGGCCAGGCGGTCGGTCTGACCAGCACCTCGTCGGTCGCGCATCAGTTGGGTGCGCTGGAGAAGAAGGGCGTCGTGCGGAAGGACCCGCAACGCCCCCGCGCCTACGTCATCGCCGCCGGGGCAGCGACTTCACCCACCGACGACTCTGCCGCGGTGCCGCATCCGGACGTCGTGCACGCCCCGCTGGTCGGCCGCATCGCCGCAGGTACGCCGATCACCGCTGAACAGCAGATTGACGACTGGTACGCCTTGCCCCGGCAGATCGTCCGAGGCGGCGACCTTTTCATCCTCACCGTCTCCGGCAACTCCATGATCGACGCCGCGATCACCGACGGTGACCAGGTCGTCGTCCGGTCGCAGCCGGCCGCCGAGAACGGGGACATCGTGGCCGCGATGATCGACGGGGAGGCCACCGTGAAGCGGTTCAAGCGAAACGCCACCGGTGTCTGGCTGATGCCCGAGAATAAGGACTATCAGCCGATCTGCGCCGATGAAGCCACCATCCTCGGCAGGGTCACCGCCGTAATGCGCCGCGTGTAG